A part of Vigna radiata var. radiata cultivar VC1973A chromosome 11, Vradiata_ver6, whole genome shotgun sequence genomic DNA contains:
- the LOC106777570 gene encoding protein NRT1/ PTR FAMILY 7.3, giving the protein MSQLCKESKFEEEAEEVTLDGSVDFHGGPAIRAKSGRWVAGIIILLNQALATLAFFGMGVNLVLFLTRVVGQNNADAANNVSKWTGTVYIFSLVGAFLSDSYWGRYKTCAVFQVIFVIGLMSLSLSSYLFLLKPKGCGNETIHCGKHSRLEMGMFYLSIYLVALGNGGYQPNIATFGADQFDEEHSKEGHSKVAFFSYFYLAFNIGQLFSNTILVYFEDEGMWALGFWLSAGSAFAALVLFLACTSRYRHFKPSGNPLSRFSQVVVAASRKSKVQMSSNGENLLHMDAKESSTNGNRKILHTHGFKFLDRAAFISSRDLDDQKGDVYNPWRLCPVSQVEEVKCILRLLPIWLCTIIYSVVFTQMASLFVEQGAAMKTTVSNFRIPPASMSSFDILSVAVFIFFYRRVLDPFVGKLKKTDSKGLTELQRMGVGLVIAVLAMVSAGLVECYRLKYAKQECLHCNDTSTLSIFWQIPQYAFIGASEVFMYVGQLEFFNAQTPDGLKSFGSALCMTSISLGNYVSSLLVSVVMKISTEDHMPGWIPGNLNKGHLDRFYFLLAALTSIDLIAYIACAKWYKCIQLEEKSDENNESKV; this is encoded by the exons ATGTCTCAGCTCTGCAAAGAG AGCAAGTTTGAGGAAGAAGCAGAAGAGGTTACTCTTGATGGAAGTGTTGATTTTCATGGTGGTCCTGCTATAAGAGCCAAATCTGGAAGATGGGTTGCTGGAATTATCATACTCT TGAATCAAGCTCTGGCAACCCTTGCATTCTTTGGGATGGGAGTGAACCTAGTGCTGTTTCTGACAAGGGTGGTAGGACAGAATAATGCTGATGCAGCTAACAATGTGAGTAAATGGACCGGAACAGTTTATATCTTCTCTCTTGTGGGTGCTTTCCTCAGTGATTCTTATTGGGGAAGATATAAAACTTGTGCTGTCTTTCAGGTCATCTTTGTTATA GGTCTGATGTCCTTATCCCTGTCATCATATCTATTCTTACTTAAGCCTAAAGGTTGTGGGAATGAAACAATTCATTGCGGAAAACATTCAAGATTGGAGATGGGAATGTTTTACCTCTCAATATATCTAGTTGCCTTGGGTAATGGAGGTTACCAACCAAATATTGCCACATTTGGAGCTGATCAGTTTGACGAGGAGCACTCAAAGGAGGGTCACTCTAAGGTGGCCTTCTTTAGCTACTTCTACCTGGCTTTTAATATCGGCCAACTTTTCTCAAACACCATTCTGGTCTATTTCGAGGACGAAGGAATGTGGGCTCTTGGTTTCTGGCTGTCTGCAGGTTCCGCCTTTGCTGCACTGGTCTTGTTTCTTGCATGCACCTCCAGGTATAGACACTTCAAGCCCAGTGGCAACCCTCTTTCCAGGTTCAGCCAAGTCGTTGTGGCTGCATCAAGGAAATCCAAAGTTCAAATGTCATCAAATGGAGAGAACTTACTTCACATGGATGCAAAGGAGTCTTCCACGAATGGCAACAGAAAGATTCTCCACACTCATGGGTTCAA GTTCTTGGACAGGGCAGCATTTATATCTTCAAGAGATCTAGATGATCAGAAAGGGGACGTTTACAACCCCTGGCGCCTCTGTCCAGTAAGTCAAGTTGAAGAGGTGAAGTGCATACTGAGACTTCTTCCAATTTGGCTCTGCACCATAATATACTCTGTGGTTTTCACACAAATGGCTTCACTTTTTGTGGAGCAAGGCGCTGCCATGAAAACCACTGTCTCCAATTTCAGAATACCACCAGCTAGCATGTCCAGCTTTGATATACTCAGTGTGgcagttttcattttcttctaccGCCGAGTTCTTGATCCGTTTGTGGGAAAACTCAAAAAGACAGATTCCAAGGGACTCACAGAGCTTCAGAGAATGGGAGTTGGACTTGTTATAGCAGTACTGGCAATGGTTTCAGCTGGATTAGTTGAATGCTATAGACTTAAGTACGCAAAACAAGAATGCCTCCACTGCAATGACACAAGCACTTTAAGTATCTTCTGGCAGATCCCTCAGTACGCATTTATAGGAGCTTCCGAGGTTTTTATGTATGTAGGCCAGTTGGAGTTCTTCAACGCTCAGACACCAGACGGCTTAAAGAGCTTCGGAAGTGCACTTTGCATGACATCCATTTCTCTTGGGAACTATGTGAGTAGCTTACTAGTTAGTGTGGTTATGAAGATATCCACCGAAGATCACATGCCAGGGTGGATCCCTGGAAACCTCAATAAAGGTCACTTGGATAGGTTTTACTTCCTCTTAGCTGCCTTGACGTCCATAGATTTGATTGCCTATATTGCATGTGCAAAATGGTACAAGTGCATACAGCTAGAGGAGAAAAGTGACGAAAATAATGAGTCAAAAGTATAA
- the LOC106777479 gene encoding beta-amyrin 11-oxidase: MMFLHSLWFILFAALLGGYAFVFGFLWRVNEWYYVSRVRRNMQHPLPPGHLGWPFLGNMLTFFKAFKSDPDSFIYDLVFRYGRTGMYRTFLFGSPSIIVCTPETCRRVLTDDEQLKLGYPASTTSLFGKRSFHGISNEEHKRLRRLTTSPITGHEALSMYVGLIEDASVKVLEELSSMSTPSEFLTELRKFAFKIITTIFMGSDFHHVDLGLVENLYRDFSRGIKSLPINLPGFAFYKAVKARKKLTKLLQGVVELKRRSNSRKRKTKRDMMDSLMEVKDEEGKQLEDEDIIDLLLVFLLAGHESSAHGILWTIIYLTQHSHFFQRAKKEQEEIMQARPSTQKGLNIKEIKQMEYLSKVIQEMLRKTSISFANFRQAKVDLSINGFTIPKGWKVLVWNRGVHMDPETYNNPKEFDPSRWENHTARAGSFIPFGLGSRFCPGSDLAKLEITIFLHHFLLNYRMERVNPDCPITYLPLQRPLDNCSARIVKLT, encoded by the exons ATGATGTTTCTGCATTCTTTGTGGTTCATCCTATTTGCAGCTTTGTTGGGTGGATATGCTTTTGTCTTTGGATTTCTTTGGAGAGTGAATGAATGGTACTATGTTTCAAGGGTGAGAAGAAACATGCAACACCCTCTTCCACCTGGTCATCTGGGTTGGCCTTTCTTGGGGAACATGCTCACCTTCTTCAAAGCTTTCAAATCTGATCCTGATTCTTTTATCTATGATCTTGTTTTCAG atatggCAGGACTGGTATGTACAGAACATTCTTATTTGGAAGCCCTAGCATCATCGTGTGCACCCCAGAAACATGTCGTAGGGTTCTCACAGATGATGAACAACTGAAGCTTGGATACCCTGCTTCCACCACCTCCCTCTTTGGAAAGAGATCGTTCCATGGCATCTCAAATGAGGAACACAAGCGTCTTCGTCGTTTAACCACCTCTCCCATAACTGGCCACGAGGCATTGTCCATGTACGTAGGTCTCATAGAAGATGCTTCTGTCAAAGTGCTGGAAGAGTTGTCTAGCATGAGCACTCCTTCTGAGTTCCTCACAGAGTTGAGAAAGTTCGCTTTTAAGATCATCACCACCATTTTCATGGGCTCTGATTTTCACCATGTGGATCTTGGCTTGGTCGAAAACTTGTACAGAGATTTCAGTCGTGGAATTAAGTCACTGCCTATCAACCTCCCAGGCTTTGCTTTCTATAAAGCAGTCAag GCACGAAAGAAGTTGACGAAGTTGCTGCAAGGTGTGGTGGAGCTAAAGAGAAGGAGCAacagtagaaaaagaaagacgAAAAGGGATATGATGGATTCATTGATGGAAGTGAAAGATGAAGAGGGTAAGCAGCTGGAGGATGAAGACATTATAGACTTACTTCTGGTGTTCTTGTTAGCTGGCCATGAAAGTTCTGCTCATGGAATATTGTGGACTATCATCTACCTCACACAACACTCACATTTCTTCCAAAGGGCTAAG aaagaacaagaagagatcATGCAAGCAAGACCCTCCACTCAGAAAGGACTGAACATAAAGGAAATTAAGCAAATGGAATATCTTtcaaag GTTATCCAAGAGATGCTGCGCAAAACATCTATCTCGTTTGCGAATTTTAGACAGGCAAAGGTTGACCTCAGCATCAATG GTTTTACTATACCAAAAGGATGGAAAGTTCTGGTTTGGAACCGAGGGGTGCATATGGACCCTGAAACTTACAACAATCCAAAGGAATTCGATCCTTCCAGATGGGAA AATCACACAGCAAGAGCAGGTTCTTTTATTCCATTTGGATTAGGAAGCAGATTTTGTCCTGGGAGCGACCTTGCCAAACTAGAGATCACTATTTTCctccatcattttcttcttaacTACAG GATGGAGAGAGTTAACCCAGATTGTCCAATCACATATCTACCATTGCAAAGGCCCTTAGATAACTGCTCTGCAAGAATTGTAAAACTCACATAA
- the LOC106776968 gene encoding glycine cleavage system H protein, mitochondrial, translated as MALRMWASSTANALKLSSASRPHLLPPFSFSRCLSTVLDGLKYAESHEWVKHEGPVATIGITDHAQGHLGEVVFVELPEAGVTVSKSSGFGAVESVKASSDINSPISGEVVEVNKKLTEKPGLVNSSPYEDGWMIKVKPSDPSELESLLGPKEYTKFCEEEDASH; from the exons ATGGCACTCAGGATGTGGGCTTCTTCCACTGCCAATGCACTCAAACTCTCTTCTGCTTCCAGaccccatcttcttcctccatttTCTTTCTCCAGATGCTTATCTACTG TCTTGGATGGACTTAAGTACGCAGAATCACACGAGTGGGTCAAGCACGAAGGCCCAGTCGCCACCATTGGTATCACTGACCATGCCCAg GGCCATCTTGGAGAGGTTGTGTTTGTGGAGCTGCCAGAAGCAGGTGTTACAGTGTCGAAGAGTTCTGGGTTTGGAGCTGTTGAAAGTGTGAAAGCATCGAGTGATATAAACTCTCCAATATCAGGGGAGGTTGTTGAGGTTAACAAAAAGCTCACAGAAAAGCCTGGCCTG GTAAACTCAAGCCCATACGAAGATGGATGGATGATAAAAGTAAAGCCAAGTGATCCTTCTGAGTTAGAGTCGTTGTTGGGTCCAAAGGAATACACAAAATTttgtgaggaagaagatgctAGTCATTGA